A single window of Pseudomonadota bacterium DNA harbors:
- a CDS encoding inositol monophosphatase, producing MRDLLGGRGQAKSATVNVMIQAALKAARGLVRDFGEIGNLQISKKGPADFVSNADLRSDRTLREELKKARPTIGFLTEEGEEIVGEDASQRWIIDPLDGTTNFLHSIPHFAISIGLEKENEIVAAVVYDPIKDELFWAEKGMGTFMNDRRIRVSERKDLSECLMATGTPFKGHGNKELFVSELVPFLSETSGIRRLGAAALDFAYVAAGRFDGYWEHGIKPWDAAAGILLVKEAGGYTTTIDGKASTPYDTSYVAAPPQVHGHMLRLLKS from the coding sequence ATGAGAGATCTGTTAGGAGGCCGCGGTCAAGCCAAATCAGCCACCGTAAATGTTATGATCCAAGCCGCTTTAAAAGCTGCACGAGGTCTTGTGCGAGATTTTGGTGAAATCGGAAACCTTCAGATTTCTAAAAAAGGTCCGGCTGATTTTGTGTCGAATGCAGATTTAAGATCCGATCGAACTCTCCGAGAAGAACTTAAAAAAGCCCGTCCTACCATAGGCTTCTTAACTGAAGAAGGAGAAGAAATTGTTGGAGAGGATGCAAGTCAACGTTGGATCATTGATCCTTTGGATGGAACAACAAACTTTCTTCATAGCATTCCGCACTTTGCAATTTCCATTGGTCTTGAAAAAGAAAATGAGATTGTTGCTGCCGTTGTTTATGATCCCATTAAAGACGAGCTTTTTTGGGCAGAAAAAGGCATGGGCACGTTTATGAATGATCGTAGAATTCGGGTTTCTGAAAGAAAAGATCTCTCAGAGTGCCTCATGGCTACGGGAACGCCTTTTAAAGGTCATGGGAATAAGGAGCTTTTTGTCTCAGAGCTTGTTCCTTTCCTCAGCGAAACTTCCGGCATTCGCAGATTGGGCGCAGCTGCTTTAGATTTTGCTTATGTTGCGGCTGGACGGTTTGATGGGTATTGGGAACATGGCATTAAACCCTGGGATGCTGCCGCAGGAATTCTTCTCGTTAAAGAAGCCGGCGGATACACGACAACCATCGATGGCAAAGCGTCAACACCTTATGATACAAGTTATGTTGCAGCCCCACCTCAGGTCCATGGACATATGTTGAGACTTCTTAAGAGCTAA
- the efp gene encoding elongation factor P — translation MKINGNAIRPGFLIQHQNRLWVAVKIQHTQPGKGGAYLQVELKDIRTGTKLNERFRSSEDVERVHLDEREAQFLYKDGENYAFMDTQNYEQLSLGGDIVPEDVAPYLKEGMIVTLSSYEGEIISLKLPDTVVMEIVEADPVVKGQTATSSYKPALLENGIRILVPPHIESGTKVVVNTEDGTYVERAK, via the coding sequence ATGAAAATCAACGGAAATGCTATTCGTCCAGGATTCTTGATCCAACATCAAAACCGACTTTGGGTCGCTGTTAAAATCCAACATACCCAACCTGGAAAAGGCGGAGCTTACTTACAAGTCGAACTTAAAGATATTCGTACAGGAACAAAATTAAACGAACGCTTCAGATCCAGTGAAGACGTTGAACGCGTTCATTTAGATGAAAGGGAAGCTCAATTTCTTTATAAAGATGGTGAAAACTACGCTTTTATGGATACTCAAAATTATGAACAGCTTTCTTTGGGGGGCGATATCGTTCCTGAAGACGTTGCACCTTATCTCAAAGAAGGGATGATTGTAACACTCTCTTCCTATGAAGGTGAAATCATTAGCCTCAAACTTCCCGATACGGTTGTTATGGAAATTGTGGAAGCAGATCCCGTTGTTAAAGGACAAACGGCAACATCGTCTTATAAACCCGCTCTTCTTGAAAATGGTATTCGTATTTTGGTTCCTCCCCACATTGAGTCTGGCACAAAGGTTGTCGTTAACACGGAAGATGGCACTTACGTCGAGCGCGCAAAATAA
- a CDS encoding class I fructose-bisphosphate aldolase, whose amino-acid sequence MGMPQQIQKILSFYESDCPGTKAQLVRLLMQGKLSGTGHLIIYPIDQGFEHGPGRSFSMNPSAYDPHYHISLALKAGLSGFAAPLGFIESLASTYAGLIPLILKVNSGTSLVPSKEDSNQAITGSVEDALRLGCAAIGYTIYPGSNHTYEMFEKLQHLTQEAKAAGLAVVVWSYPRGHVSKEGEQSLNVISYGAHMAALLGAHIIKVKLPTAFLENDASFPLYEKYVPAKTLQERVKHVVQSCFDGRRLVVFSGGETHSVSDVLEETKAIYEGGGTGSIIGRNCFKRPEEEALEMLSKMIKIYQGT is encoded by the coding sequence TTCTAAGTTTTTATGAAAGTGATTGTCCTGGGACAAAAGCACAACTTGTGCGTCTCTTGATGCAAGGAAAACTTTCTGGGACGGGTCATCTCATTATCTATCCGATTGACCAAGGATTTGAACATGGACCTGGACGCTCCTTTTCCATGAATCCTTCAGCTTACGATCCACACTATCACATTTCTTTAGCTTTAAAAGCGGGTCTCTCCGGATTTGCTGCCCCCTTGGGATTTATTGAAAGTCTGGCAAGCACATACGCAGGGCTCATTCCTCTGATTTTAAAAGTCAATAGTGGCACAAGCCTTGTTCCCTCAAAAGAAGATTCAAACCAGGCCATTACAGGATCTGTTGAAGACGCTCTTCGCTTGGGGTGCGCTGCCATTGGCTACACAATTTATCCTGGATCCAACCATACTTATGAAATGTTTGAGAAACTTCAGCATTTGACTCAAGAAGCAAAAGCCGCTGGTCTTGCCGTTGTTGTTTGGTCCTATCCAAGGGGGCACGTTTCAAAGGAAGGAGAGCAATCCCTCAATGTTATTTCTTATGGTGCGCATATGGCTGCTCTTTTAGGCGCCCATATTATTAAAGTTAAACTCCCGACGGCCTTTCTTGAAAACGATGCTTCGTTTCCTCTTTATGAAAAATATGTTCCAGCTAAAACCCTTCAGGAACGTGTTAAACATGTCGTTCAATCGTGTTTTGATGGACGCCGATTGGTTGTGTTTTCAGGCGGTGAAACACACTCCGTCTCGGATGTTTTAGAAGAAACAAAAGCAATTTATGAAGGCGGAGGAACAGGATCCATCATTGGACGCAATTGTTTTAAACGCCCCGAAGAAGAGGCCCTCGAGATGCTTTCAAAAATGATTAAAATCTATCAAGGCACTTAA